From the genome of Ananas comosus cultivar F153 linkage group 18, ASM154086v1, whole genome shotgun sequence, one region includes:
- the LOC109724233 gene encoding RINT1-like protein MAG2L isoform X1, protein MAEPPKWSAPDAVSRRLLGFLDEHFKSHGDLHKAPSLAAQLSRECADRERGLRLLEEKLSRASSAWLARSNEVRAILRRVGHLAEGSFPRRSRGADVGEGDVELGQLPLLAKEIGRIETVRLYAETTLQLEALVGDLEDAAFAVVSQTPKTNTSLSLRRASNLNDIMWKQEKLLLAIKIMKDIEHVLVRVSKSRPRWANLVKAVDSRVEKTLAILRPQALNDHRALLAALGWPPPLLTSDIEGDRSSEMLNPLFLMHGEKKEMYSQNFLALCALQHLQAQREARHYMDFTKQSCYRDDLWAIDELVHPVSLKMEYHFSKWSDQPKFVFALVYKVTKDFMDGVDSVLQPLIDQARLVGLSAKEAWVTAMVKILLAYLERRVFPVLVSTYHNSDENLEVSSSWLDLLDLIITFDKRMQVLSSSGIKLTGPFLELEGFSRSLSILSVFNEHSDWLQIWAEIELKIANDNLEPELEDERSWLCRIGKQSEFGYKEEVDIFLLSTREDYKAPPIADSVIKVALAMIERGQTLPSKRMRSQFARSSATIFLNNFFVILLQRCRDLELMTAAIQDEALLRVACTVNASRYCESVIREWDEEVTFLEMTGDGNNNQQHPRLFFADEIGYLIKLETDCLEEIMSVLLLEFDAQCWDYIRNIDQWEKELSEPKVPVMDEYNLGISPGFVQALDMLRDHIEKLKLYLNSKDFLDLWRSIAEGLDYFVFSSIPWSDVKFSRSGVYQFKADMRALFHVFRPLCVRPEAFFPLISNSLKLLTITPKDVDYFLRVLVTDERRKKEWLLQQELHHLTINQAESILRNRKFGE, encoded by the exons ATGGCGGAGCCGCCAAAGTGGAGCGCGCCCGACGCCGTATCCCGGCGCCTCCTAGGGTTTCTCGACGAGCACTTCAAGTCCCATGGCGATCTCCACAAGGCCCCCTCCCTCGCCGCCCAGCTGAGCCGCGAGTGCGCCGATCGCGAGCGcggcctccgcctcctcgaGGAGAAGCTCTCGCGCGCGTCCTCGGCGTGGCTCGCGCGCTCCAACGAGGTCCGCGCCATCCTCCGCCGCGTCGGTCACCTCGCCGAGGGCTCCTTCCCGCGCCGTTCTCGGG GTGCGGATGTTGGAGAGGGGGATGTGGAGCTGGGGCAACTGCCATTGCTGGCGAAGGAGATTGGTAGAATCGAAACTGTTCGTTTATATGCTG AAACTACATTACAGTTGGAGGCTTTAGTTGGCGACCTTGAAGATGCGGCATTTGCCGTTGTGAGCCAGACGCCAAAAACTAACACGTCGTTAAGTCTTCGACGTGCTTCAAATCTTAAT GACATCATGTGGAAGCAAGAAAAGCTGCTTCTTGCTATTAAAATCATGAAGGATATTGAACATGTGTTGGTAAGAGTTAGTAAAAGTAGGCCCCGTTGGGCTAATCTCGTCAAAGCTGTTGATTCTAGAGTGGAAAAAACTTTGGCCATTTTGAGGCCTCAGGCACTGAATGATCACCGTGCTCTACTTGCAGCACTCGGATGGCCGCCACCCCTATTGACATCAGACATTGAAGGAGATAGGAGCTCAGAGATGCTGAACCCCCTCTTTCTTATGCATGGCGAGAAGAAAGAGATGTACTCTCAAAACTTTCTAGCATTATGTGCTTTGCAACATTTGCAGGCCCAGCGTGAAGCACGGCATTACATGGATTTCACCAAACAATCCTGCTATCGAGATGACCTTTGGGCCATTGATGAGTTGGTTCACCCTGTTTCGCTAAAGATGGAGTATCATTTTTCTAAATGGTCCGATCAACCTAAGTTCGTTTTTGCTCTTGTTTACAAGGTAACCAAGGACTTTATGGATGGAGTTGACAGCGTGCTGCAGCCTTTGATTGATCAAGCAAGATTAGTGGGGTTGAGTGCCAAAGAAGCTTGGGTAACTGCTATGGTCAAAATTCTATTGGCATACCTAGAAAGACGAGTTTTTCCTGTTCTTGTAAGCACCTACCATAATAGTGATGAAAATCTGGAGGTATCTTCTTCCTGGCTCGACTTACTTGATTTGATAATCACTTTTGATAAGAGGATGCAAGTTCTTTCTTCCTCAGGAATTAAACTGACGGGGCCATTTTTAGAGCTCGAGGGCTTCTCGAGATCATTATCGATATTGTCAGTATTCAATGAGCATTCTGATTGGCTTCAGATATGGGCTGAGATAGAACTAAAAATTGCTAATGACAATCTAGAACCTGAATTGGAGGATGAGAGGAGTTGGTTATGTAGAATTGGAAAGCAATCTGAATTTGGCTATAAGGAAGAAGTAGatattttccttctctctaCAAGAGAAGACTATAAAGCTCCGCCAATTGCAGATTCTGTTATTAAAGTTGCACTGGCAATGATCGAAAGAGGCCAAACTTTGCCAAGCAAGAGAATGAGAAGTCAATTTGCTAGGTCTTCTGCAACCATTTTCTTGAACAATTTCTTTGTCATCTTACTCCAACGTTGCCGAGATTTGGAACTCATGACTGCTGCTATACAGGATGAAGCTTTGCTAAGAGTTGCTTGTACGGTTAATGCTTCTCGATACTGTGAATCTGTTATTCGGGAGTGGGACGAAGAAGTCACCTTCCTAGAGATGACCGGCGATGGAAATAATAATCAGCAACATCCGCGGTTATTTTTTGCCGATGAAATTGGGTATCTTATTAAATTAGAGACTGATTGTCTCGAGGAGATCATGTCTGTCCTTTTACTAGAATTTGATGCTCAGTGCTGGGATTACATTCGAAACATCGATCAGTGGGAAAAAGAACTGAGTGAGCCAAAAGTTCCGGTCATGGACGAATATAACCTAGGCATATCTCCTGGGTTTGTTCAAGCACTAGATATGCTTAGGGACCATATCGAAAAATTGAAGTTGTACCTTAACTCCAAAGATTTTCTTGATCTATGGAGAAGCATCGCTGAGGGGCTCGACTACTTTGTCTTTAGCAGTATACCATGGAGTGATGTTAAGTTCTCTAGGTCAGGAGTTTATCAATTTAAAGCCGATATGAGAGCGCTTTTTCATGTTTTCAGGCCCTTATGTGTTAGACCCGAAGCCTTTTTTCCACTCATAAGTAACTCCTTAAAGCTCTTAACCATAACTCCGAAAGATGTGGACTACTTCCTTAGAGTACTGGTAACTGATGAGAGAAGGAAGAAAGAATGGTTGCTACAACAGGAATTGCACCATCTAACTATTAATCAAGCTGAAAGTATTTTGAGGAATAGGAAATTCGGAGAGTGA
- the LOC109724233 gene encoding RINT1-like protein MAG2L isoform X2: MLERGMWSWGNCHCWRRRLVESKLFVYMLLEALVGDLEDAAFAVVSQTPKTNTSLSLRRASNLNDIMWKQEKLLLAIKIMKDIEHVLVRVSKSRPRWANLVKAVDSRVEKTLAILRPQALNDHRALLAALGWPPPLLTSDIEGDRSSEMLNPLFLMHGEKKEMYSQNFLALCALQHLQAQREARHYMDFTKQSCYRDDLWAIDELVHPVSLKMEYHFSKWSDQPKFVFALVYKVTKDFMDGVDSVLQPLIDQARLVGLSAKEAWVTAMVKILLAYLERRVFPVLVSTYHNSDENLEVSSSWLDLLDLIITFDKRMQVLSSSGIKLTGPFLELEGFSRSLSILSVFNEHSDWLQIWAEIELKIANDNLEPELEDERSWLCRIGKQSEFGYKEEVDIFLLSTREDYKAPPIADSVIKVALAMIERGQTLPSKRMRSQFARSSATIFLNNFFVILLQRCRDLELMTAAIQDEALLRVACTVNASRYCESVIREWDEEVTFLEMTGDGNNNQQHPRLFFADEIGYLIKLETDCLEEIMSVLLLEFDAQCWDYIRNIDQWEKELSEPKVPVMDEYNLGISPGFVQALDMLRDHIEKLKLYLNSKDFLDLWRSIAEGLDYFVFSSIPWSDVKFSRSGVYQFKADMRALFHVFRPLCVRPEAFFPLISNSLKLLTITPKDVDYFLRVLVTDERRKKEWLLQQELHHLTINQAESILRNRKFGE; this comes from the exons ATGTTGGAGAGGGGGATGTGGAGCTGGGGCAACTGCCATTGCTGGCGAAGGAGATTGGTAGAATCGAAACTGTTCGTTTATATGCTG TTGGAGGCTTTAGTTGGCGACCTTGAAGATGCGGCATTTGCCGTTGTGAGCCAGACGCCAAAAACTAACACGTCGTTAAGTCTTCGACGTGCTTCAAATCTTAAT GACATCATGTGGAAGCAAGAAAAGCTGCTTCTTGCTATTAAAATCATGAAGGATATTGAACATGTGTTGGTAAGAGTTAGTAAAAGTAGGCCCCGTTGGGCTAATCTCGTCAAAGCTGTTGATTCTAGAGTGGAAAAAACTTTGGCCATTTTGAGGCCTCAGGCACTGAATGATCACCGTGCTCTACTTGCAGCACTCGGATGGCCGCCACCCCTATTGACATCAGACATTGAAGGAGATAGGAGCTCAGAGATGCTGAACCCCCTCTTTCTTATGCATGGCGAGAAGAAAGAGATGTACTCTCAAAACTTTCTAGCATTATGTGCTTTGCAACATTTGCAGGCCCAGCGTGAAGCACGGCATTACATGGATTTCACCAAACAATCCTGCTATCGAGATGACCTTTGGGCCATTGATGAGTTGGTTCACCCTGTTTCGCTAAAGATGGAGTATCATTTTTCTAAATGGTCCGATCAACCTAAGTTCGTTTTTGCTCTTGTTTACAAGGTAACCAAGGACTTTATGGATGGAGTTGACAGCGTGCTGCAGCCTTTGATTGATCAAGCAAGATTAGTGGGGTTGAGTGCCAAAGAAGCTTGGGTAACTGCTATGGTCAAAATTCTATTGGCATACCTAGAAAGACGAGTTTTTCCTGTTCTTGTAAGCACCTACCATAATAGTGATGAAAATCTGGAGGTATCTTCTTCCTGGCTCGACTTACTTGATTTGATAATCACTTTTGATAAGAGGATGCAAGTTCTTTCTTCCTCAGGAATTAAACTGACGGGGCCATTTTTAGAGCTCGAGGGCTTCTCGAGATCATTATCGATATTGTCAGTATTCAATGAGCATTCTGATTGGCTTCAGATATGGGCTGAGATAGAACTAAAAATTGCTAATGACAATCTAGAACCTGAATTGGAGGATGAGAGGAGTTGGTTATGTAGAATTGGAAAGCAATCTGAATTTGGCTATAAGGAAGAAGTAGatattttccttctctctaCAAGAGAAGACTATAAAGCTCCGCCAATTGCAGATTCTGTTATTAAAGTTGCACTGGCAATGATCGAAAGAGGCCAAACTTTGCCAAGCAAGAGAATGAGAAGTCAATTTGCTAGGTCTTCTGCAACCATTTTCTTGAACAATTTCTTTGTCATCTTACTCCAACGTTGCCGAGATTTGGAACTCATGACTGCTGCTATACAGGATGAAGCTTTGCTAAGAGTTGCTTGTACGGTTAATGCTTCTCGATACTGTGAATCTGTTATTCGGGAGTGGGACGAAGAAGTCACCTTCCTAGAGATGACCGGCGATGGAAATAATAATCAGCAACATCCGCGGTTATTTTTTGCCGATGAAATTGGGTATCTTATTAAATTAGAGACTGATTGTCTCGAGGAGATCATGTCTGTCCTTTTACTAGAATTTGATGCTCAGTGCTGGGATTACATTCGAAACATCGATCAGTGGGAAAAAGAACTGAGTGAGCCAAAAGTTCCGGTCATGGACGAATATAACCTAGGCATATCTCCTGGGTTTGTTCAAGCACTAGATATGCTTAGGGACCATATCGAAAAATTGAAGTTGTACCTTAACTCCAAAGATTTTCTTGATCTATGGAGAAGCATCGCTGAGGGGCTCGACTACTTTGTCTTTAGCAGTATACCATGGAGTGATGTTAAGTTCTCTAGGTCAGGAGTTTATCAATTTAAAGCCGATATGAGAGCGCTTTTTCATGTTTTCAGGCCCTTATGTGTTAGACCCGAAGCCTTTTTTCCACTCATAAGTAACTCCTTAAAGCTCTTAACCATAACTCCGAAAGATGTGGACTACTTCCTTAGAGTACTGGTAACTGATGAGAGAAGGAAGAAAGAATGGTTGCTACAACAGGAATTGCACCATCTAACTATTAATCAAGCTGAAAGTATTTTGAGGAATAGGAAATTCGGAGAGTGA